A portion of the Vibrio coralliirubri genome contains these proteins:
- a CDS encoding CPXCG motif-containing cysteine-rich protein, giving the protein MHKYTEKHVSCPHCGHAISITLDASNGSQDFYDDCPACCNAIHLDMQVDEVRDRINLSIDADDEQVF; this is encoded by the coding sequence ATGCATAAATACACAGAGAAACATGTCTCCTGCCCCCACTGTGGGCATGCCATCAGCATAACGCTTGATGCTTCTAATGGGAGCCAAGATTTTTATGACGATTGCCCAGCGTGTTGCAATGCCATTCACCTCGACATGCAGGTAGATGAAGTAAGAGACAGGATTAATCTCTCGATTGATGCAGACGACGAACAAGTCTTCTAA
- a CDS encoding riboflavin synthase subunit alpha, with the protein MFTGIVQGMATLVAINKKELFQTHTIELSDEMVEGLAIGASVAHNGCCLTVTEISGNLIAFDLMQATLRLTNLGQLNVGDKVNVERAAKFGDEIGGHSMSGHITLMANLVDVIKTENNRTLWFELPQESMKYVLSKGYIGVDGCSLTIGEVEENRFSVHLIPETLNRTLFGSREVGDQVNIEFDPQTQAIVDTVERVLANQK; encoded by the coding sequence ATGTTTACAGGTATCGTTCAAGGTATGGCAACACTGGTTGCTATAAACAAAAAAGAGTTGTTTCAAACTCATACCATTGAGTTAAGTGACGAAATGGTTGAGGGATTAGCAATTGGTGCTTCAGTAGCTCATAACGGTTGTTGCTTAACGGTAACGGAAATTTCAGGTAACCTGATTGCTTTCGATTTAATGCAAGCGACACTGCGATTGACGAACTTAGGCCAGCTGAATGTTGGTGACAAAGTGAATGTTGAGCGTGCAGCAAAGTTTGGTGACGAAATTGGCGGGCATAGCATGTCTGGCCACATTACTCTGATGGCTAACCTCGTTGATGTGATTAAGACAGAAAACAACCGCACGCTTTGGTTTGAGCTGCCTCAGGAATCAATGAAGTATGTATTGAGCAAGGGCTACATCGGCGTTGATGGTTGTTCATTGACGATTGGTGAAGTGGAAGAGAACCGTTTCTCTGTTCACCTGATCCCAGAAACGCTGAATCGTACTCTGTTTGGCAGCCGTGAAGTAGGCGACCAAGTAAACATTGAGTTTGATCCTCAAACACAAGCAATTGTTGATACTGTTGAACGCGTACTAGCAAACCAAAAATAG
- a CDS encoding MATE family efflux transporter, producing the protein MHRYKEESSNLIKLATPVLIASVAQTGMGFVDTVMAGGVSAIDMAAVSIAASIWLPSILFGVGLLMALVPVVAQLNGSGRQVKIPFEIQQGAFLALVIALPIIGVLFQTQLILEWMDIEQLMAEKTIGYMNAVMFAVPAFLLFQTLRSFTDGMSLTKPAMVIGFIGLLLNIPLNWMFVYGKLGAPALGGVGCGVATAIVYWVMFALLFAYVLTSKRLAKINIFGTFHKPQLKAQIRLFRLGFPVAAAIFFEVTLFAVVSLLVAPLGSLIVAAHQVAINFSSLVFMIPMSIGAAVSIRVGHKLGENNTEGAKIATHVGIIVGLVTALMTAALTVLFREQVALLYTENTAVITVAMQLLLFAAVYQCTDAIQVIAAGALRGYKDMRSIFNITFVAYWLLGLPIGYILGMKDWIVEPMGAHGFWIGFIVGLTSAAIMLGMRLHWMHKQDDDVQLEFSSR; encoded by the coding sequence GTGCATCGTTACAAAGAAGAATCCTCGAATCTAATCAAACTTGCGACCCCAGTATTGATCGCATCTGTTGCACAAACTGGAATGGGTTTTGTTGATACCGTAATGGCCGGTGGCGTAAGTGCTATCGATATGGCGGCGGTTTCGATTGCAGCAAGTATCTGGCTACCATCAATTTTATTTGGTGTCGGTCTATTGATGGCGTTGGTTCCTGTCGTTGCACAACTGAATGGTTCTGGTCGACAAGTCAAAATTCCGTTTGAGATTCAACAAGGTGCGTTTTTAGCGCTCGTCATCGCCCTTCCAATCATTGGTGTACTGTTTCAGACACAATTGATATTGGAGTGGATGGACATTGAACAACTCATGGCGGAAAAGACCATCGGCTATATGAATGCGGTGATGTTTGCTGTACCTGCGTTTTTGTTGTTCCAAACATTGCGAAGCTTTACCGATGGTATGTCTTTAACTAAGCCTGCGATGGTAATTGGTTTTATTGGCTTACTATTAAACATCCCGCTGAACTGGATGTTCGTATACGGAAAACTTGGTGCTCCTGCTCTGGGTGGTGTTGGCTGTGGCGTGGCAACGGCTATCGTATATTGGGTGATGTTTGCTCTGCTGTTCGCTTACGTTTTAACATCAAAGCGTTTGGCAAAAATCAACATCTTCGGTACGTTCCATAAACCGCAACTTAAAGCTCAAATCCGTCTGTTTAGACTTGGTTTCCCAGTAGCGGCCGCTATCTTCTTCGAGGTGACTCTGTTTGCGGTGGTTTCTCTGTTAGTTGCACCATTAGGTTCATTGATTGTTGCGGCGCACCAAGTCGCGATCAACTTCTCTTCACTGGTCTTCATGATTCCAATGAGTATCGGTGCAGCCGTGAGTATTCGTGTTGGGCATAAGTTGGGCGAAAACAACACCGAAGGCGCTAAGATCGCGACACACGTGGGTATCATTGTTGGTTTAGTGACAGCCTTAATGACAGCGGCGTTAACTGTCCTGTTCAGAGAGCAGGTTGCGTTACTTTACACAGAGAACACGGCAGTAATTACCGTTGCAATGCAGTTGCTGTTGTTCGCGGCGGTTTATCAATGTACTGACGCCATCCAAGTTATCGCAGCAGGTGCTCTACGTGGCTACAAAGACATGCGTTCAATCTTCAACATCACCTTTGTGGCTTACTGGTTGCTTGGCCTTCCTATCGGCTACATCTTAGGAATGAAAGATTGGATTGTTGAACCTATGGGCGCGCACGGTTTCTGGATTGGTTTCATTGTCGGTCTAACATCAGCAGCGATTATGCTGGGTATGCGACTACACTGGATGCATAAACAAGACGACGACGTACAGCTAGAGTTTAGTTCGCGCTAG